A region from the uncultured Stenotrophomonas sp. genome encodes:
- the lepA gene encoding GTP-binding protein (Evidence 2a : Function of homologous gene experimentally demonstrated in an other organism; Product type f : factor) encodes MRNIRNFSIIAHVDHGKSTLADRIIQICGGLTAREMEAQVLDNNPIERERGITIKAQSVSLPYTARNGETYYLNFIDTPGHVDFSYEVSRSLAACEGALLVVDAAQGVEAQSVANCYTAVEMGLEVVPVLNKIDLPTADTERAKAEIEAVIGIDASDAVAVSAKTGLNVEEVLEAIVHRIPPPARRETDKLQALIIDSWFDNYLGVVSLVRVMQGEVKTGDKLLVMSTGRNHQVDAVGVFTPKRKVTGKLSAGEVGWITASIKDVHGAPVGDTLTLAGDPAPAPLPGFQEMQPRVFAGLFPVDAEDYPDLREALDKLRLNDAALRFEPESSEAMGFGFRCGFLGMLHMEIVQERLEREYDLDLISTAPTVVYEVLKSDGTIVMMDNPAKLPPVNQVEEIREPIIRANVLTPEEYIGNIIKLCEEKRGTQLGINYLGSQVQISYELPMAEVVLDFFDKLKSVSRGYASLDYHFVRFEAGPFVRVDVLINGDKVDALSLIVHRSHADRRGRELCEKMKDLIPRQMFDVAIQAAIGAEVIARENVKALRKNVLAKCYGGDVSRKKKLLEKQKEGKKRMKQVGRVEIPQEAFLAVLQMDNK; translated from the coding sequence ATGCGGAACATCCGCAACTTCTCCATCATTGCCCACGTCGACCACGGCAAGTCCACCCTGGCCGACCGCATCATCCAGATCTGCGGCGGCCTGACCGCGCGCGAGATGGAAGCGCAGGTGCTCGACAACAACCCGATCGAGCGCGAACGCGGCATCACCATCAAGGCGCAGTCGGTGTCGCTGCCATACACCGCGCGCAATGGCGAAACCTACTACCTGAACTTCATCGACACCCCCGGCCACGTCGACTTCTCCTATGAAGTCAGCCGCTCGCTGGCCGCTTGCGAGGGCGCGCTGCTGGTGGTGGATGCGGCGCAGGGCGTGGAAGCCCAGTCCGTGGCCAACTGCTACACCGCGGTGGAAATGGGCCTGGAAGTGGTGCCGGTGCTGAACAAGATCGACCTGCCCACCGCCGACACCGAGCGCGCCAAGGCCGAGATCGAGGCGGTGATCGGCATCGACGCCTCCGACGCGGTGGCGGTCAGCGCCAAGACCGGGCTGAACGTGGAGGAGGTGCTGGAGGCCATCGTCCATCGCATCCCGCCGCCGGCCCGGCGCGAGACCGACAAGCTGCAGGCGCTGATCATCGACTCGTGGTTCGACAACTACCTGGGCGTGGTGTCGCTGGTGCGGGTGATGCAGGGTGAAGTGAAGACCGGCGACAAGCTGCTGGTGATGTCCACCGGCCGCAACCACCAGGTTGATGCGGTGGGCGTGTTCACGCCCAAGCGCAAGGTCACCGGCAAGCTGTCGGCCGGCGAGGTGGGCTGGATCACCGCCTCGATCAAGGACGTGCACGGCGCCCCGGTCGGCGACACCCTGACCCTGGCCGGCGACCCGGCCCCGGCGCCGCTGCCGGGCTTCCAGGAAATGCAGCCGCGCGTGTTCGCCGGCCTGTTCCCGGTGGACGCCGAGGACTACCCCGACCTGCGCGAGGCGCTGGACAAGCTGCGCCTGAACGACGCCGCGCTGCGCTTCGAGCCGGAAAGCTCCGAGGCGATGGGCTTCGGCTTCCGCTGCGGCTTCCTCGGCATGCTGCACATGGAGATCGTGCAGGAGCGGCTGGAGCGCGAGTACGACCTGGACCTGATCAGCACCGCGCCGACCGTGGTCTACGAGGTGCTCAAGAGCGACGGGACCATCGTGATGATGGACAACCCGGCCAAGCTGCCGCCGGTCAACCAGGTCGAGGAGATCCGCGAGCCGATCATCCGCGCCAACGTGCTCACCCCCGAGGAGTACATCGGCAACATCATCAAGCTGTGCGAGGAGAAGCGCGGCACCCAGTTGGGCATCAATTACCTGGGCAGCCAGGTGCAGATCAGCTATGAGCTGCCGATGGCCGAGGTGGTGCTGGACTTCTTCGACAAGCTCAAGTCGGTCAGCCGCGGCTACGCCTCGCTGGATTACCACTTCGTGCGCTTCGAGGCCGGCCCGTTCGTGCGTGTGGACGTGCTGATCAACGGTGACAAGGTCGATGCGCTGTCGCTGATCGTGCACCGCAGCCACGCCGACCGCCGCGGCCGCGAGCTGTGCGAGAAGATGAAGGACCTGATCCCGCGGCAGATGTTCGACGTGGCCATCCAGGCAGCCATCGGCGCCGAGGTCATCGCGCGCGAGAACGTCAAGGCGCTGCGCAAGAACGTGCTGGCCAAGTGCTATGGTGGCGACGTTTCGCGCAAGAAGAAGCTGTTGGAGAAGCAGAAGGAAGGCAAGAAGCGCATGAAGCAGGTCGGCCGCGTGGAAATCCCGCAGGAAGCCTTCCTGGCCGTGCTGCAGATGGACAACAAGTGA
- the lepB gene encoding Signal peptidase I, giving the protein MKWFEILLVVLTLGSGIVLLLDKLFLAKRRATKGGLLDSEEPAVVDYSRAFFPVLAVVLVLRSFIAEPYKIPSSSMMPNLLIGDFILVNKFAYGIRLPITNTKVIPTGEPRRGDVAVFQFPGHPGQPDDPQRGENFIKRVIGLPGDRIGFHGDTLSINGEPVSYEIKGEYVGKGRGAEMTGATLLSENLPGRAHTVLEYLGRANPAGQGDWEVPQGYFLVMGDNRDNSDDGRFWGLLPEHNLRGKAFLIWLNCSGWFCKDGFAPSRIGSGIQ; this is encoded by the coding sequence ATGAAATGGTTTGAAATCCTGCTGGTGGTGCTGACCCTCGGCTCCGGCATCGTCCTGCTGCTGGACAAGCTGTTCCTGGCCAAGCGCCGGGCGACCAAGGGCGGCCTGCTGGACAGCGAGGAGCCGGCCGTCGTCGATTACTCGCGGGCCTTCTTCCCTGTGCTGGCGGTGGTGCTGGTGCTGCGCAGCTTCATCGCCGAGCCGTACAAGATCCCGTCCAGCTCGATGATGCCCAACCTGCTGATCGGCGATTTCATCCTGGTCAACAAGTTCGCCTACGGCATCCGCCTGCCGATCACCAACACCAAGGTGATCCCGACCGGCGAGCCCCGGCGCGGCGACGTGGCGGTGTTCCAGTTCCCCGGCCACCCGGGCCAGCCCGACGACCCGCAGCGCGGCGAGAACTTCATCAAGCGCGTGATCGGCCTGCCGGGCGACCGCATCGGTTTCCACGGCGACACGCTGTCGATCAACGGTGAGCCGGTGAGCTACGAGATCAAGGGCGAATACGTCGGCAAGGGCCGCGGCGCGGAGATGACCGGCGCCACCCTGCTGAGCGAGAACCTGCCGGGCCGCGCCCACACCGTGCTGGAATACCTGGGCCGCGCCAACCCGGCCGGACAGGGCGACTGGGAGGTGCCGCAGGGGTACTTCCTGGTGATGGGCGACAACCGCGACAACAGCGACGATGGCCGTTTCTGGGGGCTGCTGCCGGAGCACAACCTGCGCGGCAAGGCATTCCTGATCTGGCTCAACTGCAGTGGCTGGTTCTGCAAGGACGGTTTCGCGCCCTCCCGCATCGGGTCGGGCATCCAGTAA
- the rnc gene encoding RNase III (Evidence 2a : Function of homologous gene experimentally demonstrated in an other organism; PubMedId : 11734205, 2540151, 3097637, 3895158, 3903434; Product type e : enzyme), translating to MSRTFHRGDLIGHPFRDPDLLRQALTHRSAGAPHNERLEFLGDSIVNLLVAEAMYSRWPKADEGALTRARSALVCESALAAIARTLELGERLTLGPGEMKSGGHRRDSILADAFEAVVAAIYLDAGFEACRARVLPWFEQSMAAVPVGKPEKDPKTRLQEWLQARQKPLPAYELVAESGDDHARHFHVRCNVADPALTTEGEGSSRRLAEQQAAAAAIEQLDSK from the coding sequence TTGAGCAGGACGTTCCATCGCGGTGACCTGATCGGCCACCCGTTCCGGGATCCGGACCTGCTGCGGCAGGCCCTGACCCACCGCAGTGCCGGCGCTCCGCATAACGAACGCCTGGAGTTCCTCGGTGACAGCATCGTCAACCTGCTGGTTGCCGAGGCGATGTACAGCCGCTGGCCCAAGGCCGACGAAGGCGCGCTGACCCGTGCGCGCTCGGCATTGGTCTGTGAAAGCGCACTGGCCGCCATCGCCCGCACGCTGGAGCTGGGCGAGCGCCTGACCCTGGGGCCGGGCGAGATGAAATCCGGCGGCCACCGCCGCGATTCGATCCTCGCCGACGCCTTCGAGGCGGTGGTGGCGGCGATCTACCTGGATGCCGGCTTCGAGGCCTGCCGCGCGCGGGTGCTGCCGTGGTTCGAGCAATCGATGGCGGCAGTGCCGGTCGGCAAGCCGGAAAAGGATCCCAAGACCCGCCTGCAGGAATGGCTGCAGGCGCGGCAGAAGCCGCTGCCGGCCTACGAGCTGGTGGCCGAGAGCGGCGACGACCATGCCCGGCATTTCCACGTGCGCTGCAACGTGGCCGATCCGGCGCTGACCACCGAAGGCGAGGGCAGCTCGCGGCGGCTGGCCGAACAACAGGCGGCCGCGGCCGCGATCGAGCAACTGGATTCCAAGTGA
- a CDS encoding Regulatory protein — protein sequence MSTPHDIDGFTEAPADKFELHYRQQLSALVDGELATDQARFLLRRLEHDAELSACQERWQLLGDVLRGHACAPAPAGFAQGVQAAIAADVARHGPSPVVPQYAARRGWKRWGGGVALAASVAAVALFMAREQLPETVPAVPQTVIATTAQLPAPAGMPGIGDAEAGLAAVAAAPVVAAVAVRRAEAKRGSATRTRQMARGTAVRLAEPERAVAAAQAPEVPLLPQNRNPFASAAGTLQARPWPRSPLSPLSQGSLNASFPAQERGTTFYPFEPRPQMLQALPAEHEPQLPQH from the coding sequence ATGAGTACCCCCCACGACATCGACGGTTTCACCGAGGCCCCGGCCGACAAGTTCGAGCTGCATTACCGGCAGCAGCTGTCGGCGCTGGTGGACGGCGAGCTGGCGACCGACCAGGCGCGCTTCCTGCTGCGCCGGCTGGAGCACGACGCCGAGCTGTCGGCCTGCCAGGAGCGCTGGCAGCTGCTGGGCGACGTGTTGCGCGGCCATGCCTGCGCCCCGGCGCCGGCCGGCTTCGCGCAGGGCGTGCAGGCCGCCATCGCCGCCGATGTGGCACGGCATGGCCCGTCGCCGGTGGTGCCGCAGTATGCGGCGCGGCGCGGCTGGAAGCGCTGGGGCGGCGGTGTCGCGCTGGCCGCCTCGGTGGCCGCGGTGGCCTTGTTCATGGCCCGCGAGCAGTTGCCGGAAACCGTGCCGGCCGTGCCGCAGACGGTGATCGCCACCACCGCGCAGCTGCCGGCGCCGGCCGGAATGCCCGGGATTGGAGATGCCGAAGCCGGGCTCGCGGCCGTAGCCGCAGCGCCGGTGGTGGCTGCGGTGGCGGTACGCCGCGCCGAGGCCAAGCGCGGCAGCGCCACCCGCACCCGGCAGATGGCACGTGGCACGGCGGTGCGGCTGGCCGAGCCGGAGCGCGCGGTCGCTGCGGCGCAGGCGCCGGAGGTTCCGCTGCTGCCGCAGAACCGGAATCCCTTCGCCAGTGCCGCCGGCACTCTGCAGGCACGTCCGTGGCCGCGCTCGCCGCTGTCACCGCTGTCGCAGGGCAGCCTCAACGCCAGCTTCCCGGCGCAGGAGCGGGGGACGACGTTCTACCCGTTCGAACCGCGGCCGCAGATGCTGCAGGCGCTGCCTGCCGAGCACGAGCCGCAACTGCCGCAGCACTGA
- a CDS encoding putative periplasmic serine endoprotease DegP-like (Evidence 3 : Function proposed based on presence of conserved amino acid motif, structural feature or limited homology), with protein MTHRIHTRLFGLLAMTLPLAACAQGNTPAAPAEQAIATRPAAPAPQLVSGLPDFTQLVDQVGPGVVNVETVIGPRRNPRMAGAGRPDMDQLPEFFRRFFGPDFRMPDDAPDNTPRGRGMGSGFIISADGYVLTNHHVIDGAETVKVKLSDRREFDAKVVGSDAQYDVALLKIDAKGLPTVRVGDSNMLKPGQWVVAIGSPFGLDHSVTAGIVSATGRSNPYAEQRYVPFIQTDVAINQGNSGGPLLNTRGEVVGINSQIFSASGGYMGISFAIPIDLAMNAVEQIKKSGKVSRGQLGVVVQPIDALKAQALGMPDSRGALVNQMVEDSAAAKAGLQLGDVIRSVNGTEVAASSDLPPLIGAMPPGSKVRLGILRDGKQREVSVTLTELAEDAARAANAPAGADEDAPQAGANALLGLEVADLTAAERKQLGLEAGEGVRITRVNSQAAREARLAPGMVVLQVGRTAVGSVAALNRELAGYKKGDVVMLLVRSGGNSAFIAVRAGG; from the coding sequence ATGACCCACCGTATCCACACGCGGCTGTTTGGCCTGCTGGCGATGACCCTGCCACTGGCCGCCTGCGCCCAAGGCAACACCCCGGCCGCGCCGGCCGAACAGGCGATCGCCACGCGTCCTGCCGCCCCTGCGCCGCAACTGGTCAGCGGTCTGCCGGACTTCACCCAACTGGTCGACCAGGTCGGGCCGGGCGTGGTGAACGTCGAGACCGTCATCGGCCCGCGCCGCAATCCGCGCATGGCCGGTGCCGGGCGGCCGGACATGGACCAGCTGCCCGAGTTCTTCCGGCGCTTCTTCGGCCCGGATTTCCGGATGCCCGATGACGCGCCGGACAACACTCCGCGCGGCCGCGGCATGGGCTCGGGCTTCATCATTTCCGCCGACGGCTACGTGTTGACCAACCACCACGTCATCGACGGCGCCGAGACGGTCAAGGTCAAACTCAGCGACCGCCGCGAGTTCGACGCCAAGGTGGTCGGCAGCGACGCGCAGTACGACGTGGCGCTGCTGAAGATCGACGCCAAGGGCCTGCCCACCGTGCGCGTGGGCGACTCCAACATGCTCAAGCCGGGCCAGTGGGTGGTGGCGATCGGCTCGCCGTTCGGACTGGACCACTCGGTTACCGCCGGTATCGTCAGCGCCACCGGGCGCAGCAATCCGTATGCCGAGCAGCGCTACGTGCCGTTCATCCAGACCGACGTGGCGATCAACCAGGGCAACTCGGGTGGCCCGCTGCTCAACACCCGCGGCGAGGTGGTCGGCATCAATTCGCAGATCTTCTCCGCCTCCGGCGGCTACATGGGCATCAGCTTTGCCATCCCGATTGATTTGGCGATGAACGCAGTGGAGCAGATCAAGAAGAGCGGCAAGGTCAGCCGCGGCCAGCTGGGCGTGGTGGTGCAGCCGATCGATGCGCTCAAGGCGCAGGCGCTGGGCATGCCGGACAGCCGCGGTGCGCTGGTCAACCAGATGGTCGAGGACAGCGCGGCGGCCAAGGCCGGGCTGCAGCTGGGCGACGTGATCCGCTCGGTCAACGGCACCGAGGTTGCCGCTTCCAGCGACCTGCCGCCGCTGATCGGCGCCATGCCGCCGGGCAGCAAGGTCCGGCTGGGCATCCTGCGCGACGGCAAGCAGCGCGAGGTCAGCGTCACCCTGACCGAACTGGCCGAGGACGCGGCCCGGGCCGCCAACGCACCGGCCGGCGCCGACGAGGATGCGCCGCAGGCCGGCGCCAACGCTCTGCTGGGGCTGGAGGTGGCCGACCTGACCGCCGCCGAGCGCAAGCAGCTGGGGCTGGAGGCCGGCGAGGGCGTGCGCATCACCCGGGTCAACAGCCAGGCCGCGCGTGAGGCGCGGTTGGCGCCGGGCATGGTGGTGCTGCAGGTGGGGCGCACGGCGGTGGGCAGTGTGGCCGCGCTCAACCGCGAGCTGGCCGGCTACAAGAAGGGCGACGTGGTGATGCTGCTGGTGCGCAGTGGCGGCAACAGCGCCTTCATCGCGGTCCGTGCCGGCGGCTGA
- the rpoE gene encoding RNA polymerase, sigma 24 (sigma E) factor (Evidence 2a : Function of homologous gene experimentally demonstrated in an other organism; PubMedId : 7768826, 7889934, 7889935, 7961422, 8052622; Product type f : factor), giving the protein MAEVETPQELDLELVRRVQRGESAAFDVLVRKYQHRIVALIGRYIADWSECQDVAQDTFVRAYRAIGNFRGDAQFYTWLHRIAVNTAKNHLAAHNRRPPTDDIEIGDAEHFDSGTRLRDTDTPERELMRQELEQTVMKAVDALPEELRSAITLREVEGMSYEEIAQKMGCPIGTVRSRIFRAREAIDAQLRPLLDSASATRERSRA; this is encoded by the coding sequence ATGGCCGAGGTTGAAACACCACAGGAGCTGGATCTGGAGCTGGTCCGGCGCGTGCAGCGCGGCGAGAGCGCGGCGTTCGACGTACTGGTGCGCAAGTACCAGCATCGCATCGTCGCGTTGATCGGGCGCTACATCGCCGACTGGAGTGAATGTCAGGACGTGGCCCAGGACACTTTCGTCCGCGCCTACCGCGCGATCGGGAATTTCCGTGGCGACGCCCAGTTCTATACATGGTTGCATCGCATCGCAGTGAATACCGCCAAGAACCATCTGGCCGCGCACAACCGGCGCCCGCCCACCGACGACATCGAGATCGGCGACGCCGAGCACTTCGACAGTGGCACCCGGCTGCGCGACACCGACACGCCCGAACGCGAGCTGATGCGCCAGGAACTGGAACAGACCGTGATGAAGGCGGTCGACGCACTCCCCGAAGAGCTGCGCTCGGCCATCACGCTGCGAGAGGTGGAAGGCATGAGTTACGAGGAAATCGCACAGAAGATGGGTTGCCCGATCGGCACCGTGCGTTCGCGGATCTTCCGCGCCCGCGAGGCCATCGATGCCCAGTTGCGCCCCCTGCTGGACAGCGCCAGCGCCACCCGTGAGCGGAGCCGCGCATGA
- the recO gene encoding DNA repair protein RecO: MRLDDEPAYVLHARAWRETSLLVEVLTQEHGRVGLLARGVQGPKKQALRAALQPLQSIRFDAVLAGELAQLRRAESQDAAPRLHGHAMLAAFYVNELVLRLAPRHDPLPELHHAYGEIRQRLREAGGLAWSLRRFERDLLEALGFGFDWAHAADGQPVDPAARYRLDPQEGPLRLLSERNAGERRGLATGAALLALAEDRLPAAADLASLRPQMRAVLLHHLGGRGLKSWEMLGDLARGNG, translated from the coding sequence ATGCGCCTCGACGACGAACCCGCCTACGTCCTGCACGCGCGCGCCTGGCGCGAAACCAGCCTGCTGGTGGAAGTGCTGACGCAGGAGCACGGCCGCGTCGGCCTGCTGGCGCGCGGGGTACAGGGGCCGAAGAAGCAGGCGCTGCGCGCGGCCTTGCAACCGCTGCAATCGATCCGTTTCGACGCAGTGCTGGCCGGCGAACTGGCGCAGCTGCGCCGCGCCGAAAGCCAGGATGCCGCACCGCGCCTGCATGGCCACGCCATGCTGGCGGCGTTCTACGTCAACGAGCTGGTGCTGCGGCTGGCGCCGCGCCACGATCCACTGCCCGAACTGCACCATGCCTACGGCGAAATCCGCCAACGGTTGCGGGAGGCCGGCGGGCTGGCATGGTCGCTGCGCCGCTTCGAGCGCGACTTGCTCGAAGCGCTGGGCTTCGGTTTCGACTGGGCCCATGCCGCCGACGGGCAGCCGGTCGACCCGGCCGCGCGCTACCGCCTCGACCCGCAGGAAGGCCCGCTGCGCCTGCTCAGCGAACGCAATGCCGGCGAGCGACGCGGGCTGGCCACTGGCGCCGCGCTGCTGGCGCTGGCGGAGGACCGCCTGCCGGCGGCCGCCGACCTGGCCAGCCTGCGCCCGCAGATGCGCGCGGTGCTGCTGCACCATCTGGGCGGTCGCGGGTTGAAGTCCTGGGAGATGCTCGGCGATCTGGCGCGCGGCAACGGCTGA
- the era gene encoding membrane-associated, 16S rRNA-binding GTPase (Evidence 2a : Function of homologous gene experimentally demonstrated in an other organism; PubMedId : 10411886, 1526446, 3097637, 3895158, 7729673, 8057845; Product type e : enzyme), producing MNDTSSHRCGSVAVIGRPNVGKSTLTNALVGAKVSIVSNRPQTTRHRLLGIATFPEGQLVLVDTPGLHRQQKRAMNRVMNRAARSSLEGVDAGLLVIEAGRWDEEDTLAFNVLRDAGIPVVLVVNKVDRLKDKGALLPFLQQVTDGRDFAAVHPISAQKRNGLEALVSDVLKLLPEAPPMFGEDEITDRSQRFLAGELVREQLMRQLGEELPYATTVEIERFAEDGNLLRIGAVIWVEREGQKAIVIGKGGARLKDIGAKARMQMERLFGAKVFLETWVRVREGWSDDEAALKAFGYGE from the coding sequence GTGAACGACACCTCTTCCCACCGCTGTGGCAGCGTCGCCGTCATCGGCCGCCCCAACGTCGGCAAATCGACCCTGACCAATGCGCTGGTCGGCGCCAAGGTCAGCATCGTTTCCAACCGCCCGCAGACCACCCGCCACCGCCTGCTCGGCATCGCCACCTTCCCCGAGGGGCAACTGGTGCTGGTGGACACGCCGGGGCTGCATCGCCAGCAGAAGCGGGCGATGAACCGGGTGATGAACCGCGCCGCGCGCAGCTCGCTGGAAGGCGTGGACGCCGGCTTGCTGGTGATCGAGGCCGGGCGCTGGGACGAGGAGGACACGCTGGCCTTCAACGTGCTGCGCGATGCCGGCATCCCGGTGGTGCTGGTGGTCAACAAGGTCGACCGGCTGAAGGACAAGGGCGCCTTGCTGCCGTTCCTGCAGCAGGTCACTGACGGCCGCGACTTCGCCGCGGTGCACCCGATTTCCGCACAGAAGCGCAATGGCCTGGAAGCGCTGGTGAGTGATGTGCTCAAGCTGCTGCCGGAAGCCCCGCCGATGTTCGGCGAGGACGAGATCACCGACCGCAGCCAGCGTTTCCTTGCCGGCGAGCTGGTGCGCGAGCAGTTGATGCGCCAACTGGGCGAGGAATTGCCCTATGCCACCACGGTCGAGATCGAGCGCTTCGCCGAGGACGGCAACCTGTTGCGCATCGGCGCGGTGATCTGGGTCGAGCGCGAAGGCCAGAAGGCCATCGTCATCGGCAAGGGCGGCGCGCGTTTGAAGGACATCGGCGCGAAGGCGCGCATGCAGATGGAGCGCCTGTTCGGCGCCAAGGTGTTCCTGGAGACCTGGGTGCGCGTGCGCGAAGGCTGGTCGGACGACGAAGCCGCGCTGAAAGCGTTCGGGTACGGGGAGTAA
- a CDS encoding conserved exported hypothetical protein (Evidence 4 : Homologs of previously reported genes of unknown function), translating to MNRKQGGMTLTSFLVVLAVVGFALYVGMKLFPMYQEFYAVKTSMKALARESGSSDPNKAQEMFFKRMDMNYSDSVKRENIKFDRIEGGVRMVVKYEVRRPLVGNLDIVGNFENSQDLTGGSGF from the coding sequence ATGAATCGCAAGCAAGGTGGCATGACGCTGACGTCGTTTCTGGTGGTGCTGGCCGTGGTCGGCTTCGCGCTGTACGTGGGCATGAAGCTGTTCCCGATGTACCAGGAGTTCTACGCGGTCAAGACCTCGATGAAGGCGCTGGCCAGGGAGTCGGGCAGTTCCGACCCGAACAAGGCGCAGGAAATGTTCTTCAAGCGCATGGACATGAACTATTCGGACAGCGTCAAGCGCGAGAACATCAAGTTCGACCGTATCGAGGGTGGCGTGCGCATGGTCGTCAAGTACGAAGTGCGCCGCCCGCTGGTCGGCAACCTGGACATCGTCGGGAATTTCGAGAATTCCCAAGACCTGACCGGCGGCAGCGGCTTTTGA